A window of the Cannabis sativa cultivar Pink pepper isolate KNU-18-1 chromosome X, ASM2916894v1, whole genome shotgun sequence genome harbors these coding sequences:
- the LOC115721236 gene encoding uncharacterized protein LOC115721236: MPSYVKLMKEILSKKRRLEDYETITLTEECSAILQKKLPLKFKDLGSFNIPCSIGGSVETKALCDLGANVNLMPLSVFRKLKLGEAHPTTISLRMVDRSVKYPRGVIEDVLVKVGKFIFSTDFIILDMEEDANISIILGRPFLATWKVLIDV, translated from the coding sequence atgccaagttatgtgaagctTATGAAGGAAATTTTATCAAAGAAAAGGAGACTGGAGGACTATGAGACTATAACACTTACTGAGGAATGCAGTGCTAtcttgcaaaagaaactaccccTAAAGTTCAAGGATCTAGGTAGTTttaatattccatgctctataggagGCTCAGTTGAAACAAAAGCCTTGTGTGATTTGGGGGCTAATGTGAATTTAATGCCTCTATCAGTTTTTCGAAAGCTAAAATTAGGAGAAGCTCACCCTACAACTATCTCCTTACGAATGGTAGATCGTTCTGTTAAGTATCCTAGGGGAGTGATTGAGGATGTCTTGGTAAAGGTTGGTAAATTCATCTTTTCTACTGATTTTATTATTCTTGACATGGAAGAAGATGCAAATATCTCAATTATATTAGGGAGGCCATTCTTAGCCACATGGAAAGTGCTGATTGATGTATAA
- the LOC115711722 gene encoding 3-hydroxy-3-methylglutaryl-coenzyme A reductase 1 yields the protein MDSRRRPSKPLLTSSGEVLHRKQASPVTDEDQIHRSPKASDALPLPLYLTNAVFFTLFFSVAYYLLHRWRDKIRNSTPLHVVTLSEIAAIVSLIASFIYLLGFFGIDFVQSFIARASHEAWDLDDATPDFLVDDSGCPPPCPIVRTPNLDRQVLATLSSEEDEEIINSVVQGKVPSYSLESKIGDCKRAAAIRREALQRTTRRSLQGLPLEGFDYESILGQCCEMPVGYVQIPVGIAGPLMLDGFEYSVPMATTEGCLIASTNRGCKAIHLSGGASSVLLRDGMTRAPVVRFSSAKRASELKFFLEDPENFDTLSMVFNRSSRFARLQGIQCAIAGKNVYVRFTCSTGDAMGMNMVSKGVQNVLDFLQTDFHDMDVIGISGNFCSDKKPAAVNWIEGRGKSVVCEAVINEEVVKKVLKTNIDALVELNMLKNLAGSAIAGALGGFNAHASNIVSAIFIATGQDPAQNIESSHCITMMEAINNGKDLHVSVTMPSIEVGTVGGGTQLASQSACLNLLGVKGSNKDSPGANSRLLATIVAGSVLAGELSLMSAIAAGQLVKSHMKYNRSSKDMSKVAC from the exons ATGGACAGCCGCCGGCGGCCTTCGAAGCCTCTTCTTACGTCCTCTGGAGAAGTCCTTCACCGGAAACAGGCTTCTCCGGTAACCGATGAAGACCAGATTCACCGCTCTCCTAAAGCTTCCGACGCTCTCCCTCTTCCTCTGTACTTGACCAACGCTGTCTTCTTCACGCTTTTCTTCTCCGTCGCCTATTATCTCCTCCACCGGTGGCGTGACAAGATCCGAAACTCTACGCCTCTTCATGTCGTTACGCTCTCGGAAATTGCCGCCATTGTCTCTCTCATCGCATCATTTATATACTTGCTTGGATTTTTTGGTATTGACTTTGTTCAATCGTTCATTGCACGCGCCTCCCATGAGGCTTGGGACCTGGACGATGCTACACCTGATTTTCTAGTCGACGACAGTGGCTGCCCACCGCCTTGTCCCATCGTTCGAACCCCCAACTTGGATCGTCAGGTTCTTGCAACATTGTCATCCGAAGAAGACGAGGAGATTATAAATTCGGTAGTGCAGGGGAAAGTGCCTTCATACTCGCTCGAGTCCAAGATCGGAGACTGTAAAAGAGCCGCGGCGATTAGACGTGAAGCGCTTCAGAGGACGACGCGAAGGTCGCTCCAGGGTTTGCCCTTGGAAGGGTTTGATTACGAATCTATTTTGGGGCAGTGCTGCGAAATGCCTGTTGGGTACGTTCAGATTCCGGTGGGGATCGCGGGTCCGTTGATGCTCGATGGGTTCGAGTATTCGGTGCCGATGGCGACTACGGAGGGTTGTTTGATTGCGAGTACTAACAGAGGCTGCAAGGCAATCCATTTGTCTGGTGGGGCTAGCAGCGTGTTGTTGAGGGATGGCATGACCAGAGCACCGGTTGTGAGGTTTAGTTCCGCCAAGAGAGCTTCCGAGTTGAAGTTCTTCTTGGAGGACCCTGAAAATTTCGACACTCTTTCCATGGTCTTTAACAG GTCTAGTAGATTTGCCAGGCTCCAAGGTATTCAGTGCGCGATTGCTGGAAAGAATGTGTATGTCAGATTTACTTGCAGCACGGGTGACGCCATGGGGATGAACATGGTTTCAAAAGGAGTTCAGAATGTTCTTGATTTCCTTCAAACCGACTTTCATGACATGGATGTTATTGGCATATCTG GAAACTTTTGTTCGGACAAGAAACCTGCTGCTGTAAACTGGATCGAAGGGCGCGGCAAATCAGTTGTTTGTGAGGCAGTGATCAACGAAGAGGTGGTGAAGAAGGTTTTAAAAACAAACATTGATGCTCTTGTAGAGCTTAACATGCTCAAGAACCTTGCTGGCTCTGCCATTGCCGGTGCTCTCGGTGGATTCAATGCCCACGCCAGCAACATAGTATCTGCAATATTCATAGCCACTGGCCAAGATCCAGCACAAAACATAGAGAGTTCGCATTGCATAACCATGATGGAAGCTATCAACAATGGCAAGGATCTTCATGTCTCTGTGACAATGCCTTCAATTGAG GTGGGTACAGTAGGAGGTGGGACTCAACTTGCTTCTCAATCTGCATGCCTGAACTTGCTTGGTGTGAAAGGTTCAAACAAAGATTCCCCAGGAGCAAACTCTAGGCTACTGGCCACCATTGTAGCCGGTTCTGTGTTAGCAGGTGAGCTCTCTTTGATGTCTGCTATAGCAGCTGGGCAGCTTGTCAAGAGTCACATGAAGTACAATAGATCCAGCAAAGACATGTCAAAAGTTGCATGCTAA